One part of the Mariniflexile litorale genome encodes these proteins:
- a CDS encoding AraC family transcriptional regulator has translation MKVLPFKIPKPENEALVYQEERLKVLYDQLHQHSEIQISYIEKGAGTLLVGDTISEFKPNDILVLGSYVPHVFRTDTNFSDLTVAYTLFFDKESFGKFFFNLPDLEGLNTFFEESQYGIKVHSKKKKLIKQFVKLKKQNKVQRIATLLKIIDYINLAEKKPLSSFVYKKKYTDDEGKRMNDVFNYAMENYFEPITLEEISEKANMSKNAFCRYFKKRTNKTFFQFLIEIRIEHACKLIYNNPDISIASISEQCGFQNTANFNRKFKEIKGVTPTHYRMQRF, from the coding sequence ATGAAAGTACTTCCATTTAAAATTCCAAAGCCAGAAAATGAAGCTCTTGTTTACCAAGAAGAGCGATTGAAAGTATTATATGATCAACTTCACCAACATAGTGAAATACAAATTAGTTATATTGAAAAAGGGGCAGGGACATTATTGGTAGGAGACACTATTAGTGAATTTAAACCTAATGATATTTTAGTATTAGGAAGCTATGTACCACATGTTTTTAGAACAGATACTAATTTTTCTGATTTGACTGTAGCATATACATTATTTTTTGATAAAGAATCCTTTGGGAAATTTTTTTTTAATTTGCCAGATTTAGAGGGTTTGAATACGTTTTTTGAAGAATCTCAATATGGAATTAAAGTCCATTCCAAAAAAAAGAAGTTAATAAAACAGTTTGTCAAGCTTAAAAAGCAAAATAAGGTGCAACGAATAGCAACGCTTTTAAAGATTATAGACTATATTAATTTAGCAGAAAAGAAACCACTTTCGTCTTTTGTTTATAAAAAGAAATATACAGATGATGAAGGTAAGCGTATGAATGATGTCTTTAATTACGCTATGGAAAACTATTTTGAACCTATTACACTTGAAGAAATATCGGAAAAAGCGAATATGAGCAAAAATGCATTTTGTCGTTATTTTAAAAAGCGTACTAATAAAACTTTTTTTCAATTTCTCATTGAGATTCGTATTGAGCATGCTTGTAAGCTTATTTATAATAATCCAGATATTTCAATTGCTTCTATTTCAGAACAGTGTGGATTTCAAAATACAGCTAACTTTAATAGAAAGTTTAAAGAAATTAAAGGTGTTACACCTACACATTATAGAATGCAACGGTTTTAA
- a CDS encoding dihydrodipicolinate synthase family protein, which yields MMVKWEGVMPAVTTKFTSDDKLDLVMFEKNIKAQMEAGVNGIILGGTLGEASTLTKEEKEILIKVTLTITKGKIPVIINIAEQSTKDAIEVAKHAESIGAEGIMILPPMRYKATDFETVTYFGEIAKNTSLPIMIYNNPIDYKIEVTLDMFEELSQYKNIVAIKESTREITNVIRLKNRFGDRYKVFTGVDTLGLESLVIGADGWVAGLVCAYPAETVAIYKLVKAGKINEAMKIYRWFMPLLELDISPQLVQNIKLAEVATGIGTENVRAPRLPLQGTERERVLNVIQAAMKTRPSLPDYKNL from the coding sequence ATTATGGTAAAATGGGAAGGCGTAATGCCGGCAGTAACAACAAAATTCACAAGTGATGATAAATTGGATCTTGTAATGTTCGAAAAAAACATCAAAGCTCAAATGGAAGCTGGTGTAAATGGAATAATTCTAGGAGGGACATTAGGTGAAGCAAGTACTTTAACAAAAGAAGAGAAAGAAATATTAATAAAAGTAACACTTACAATTACCAAGGGAAAAATTCCTGTAATTATTAATATTGCTGAACAAAGTACTAAAGATGCTATTGAGGTTGCAAAACATGCAGAATCTATTGGAGCAGAAGGCATAATGATCTTACCCCCCATGCGTTATAAAGCTACTGATTTTGAAACTGTAACTTATTTTGGAGAAATTGCTAAAAACACATCGTTACCAATTATGATTTATAATAACCCTATAGATTATAAAATAGAAGTCACTTTAGACATGTTTGAAGAGTTATCTCAATATAAAAATATTGTGGCTATAAAAGAGTCTACTAGAGAAATCACAAATGTTATTCGTTTAAAAAATCGTTTCGGAGACCGTTACAAAGTATTTACTGGGGTTGACACCCTTGGATTAGAAAGTTTAGTGATTGGTGCCGATGGATGGGTAGCAGGTTTAGTATGTGCATATCCTGCAGAAACCGTTGCTATCTATAAACTTGTAAAAGCAGGAAAAATTAATGAGGCCATGAAAATTTATCGTTGGTTTATGCCATTATTGGAGTTAGATATTAGTCCGCAATTGGTACAAAATATTAAATTAGCAGAAGTTGCTACGGGTATTGGTACTGAAAACGTAAGAGCACCAAGATTACCTTTACAAGGTACAGAAAGAGAACGTGTTTTAAATGTAATTCAAGCAGCTATGAAAACGAGACCATCTTTACCAGATTACAAAAACTTATAA
- a CDS encoding RagB/SusD family nutrient uptake outer membrane protein: MKIFKINTILLSATFGFLALGCTNLDETVYSDIVAEETTFTANDLNAIIAPPYTKFRDIYWGWDGLFDLYEESSDVIVTPNRLGIGWGAYYIDMHKHTWAPGLSHTEALWDRAYTAINTTNKAIFQIEGLGEAEGADAYIAELKALRAMYYYLLYDNFRRVPIVTQFDVEAGFIPEQSTSQQVYDFIIKELTDAIPLLTEERNQSTYGRVTKWAAKMTLAKMYLNSEVYIGTPRWDDALSEVQDVIDSDKFSLTPNFSDVFAIENENLSETIFAIPFDQVYAGGSYVAWKALFGASKETFDLSGSPWGGSAAIPQFIDTYDVDDQRLEDTWLGGPQLTSSGEPLLIDKDNPSSQLDYVNYISSVDGAEFNEGNRFVRYEIGRGDIMTNSNDVPFYRYTDALMIKAECLLRTDDAPAAAIIVSNIRARSFKDNPAKATVTSAQLMGGSVYQYGPYENGVITNLQGGGDIQYGGFLDNLGWEFVGEHHRKQDLIRFGVYTTKSWLSHVPNGVNRKVFPIPESQLLANPKLTQNDYQ; this comes from the coding sequence ATGAAAATTTTTAAAATAAACACAATATTATTGAGTGCTACATTTGGCTTTCTCGCCTTAGGTTGTACAAACTTAGATGAAACTGTTTATAGCGATATTGTTGCTGAAGAAACCACCTTTACTGCTAATGACTTAAATGCCATTATTGCACCTCCCTATACAAAGTTTAGAGACATTTATTGGGGTTGGGATGGACTTTTCGATTTGTATGAGGAATCTTCTGATGTAATTGTGACACCAAACAGACTTGGCATTGGTTGGGGAGCTTATTATATTGATATGCACAAGCATACTTGGGCTCCTGGATTAAGTCATACCGAAGCTTTATGGGATAGAGCCTATACAGCTATTAATACAACCAATAAAGCTATTTTTCAAATTGAAGGCTTGGGAGAAGCAGAAGGAGCCGATGCTTATATTGCAGAGCTGAAAGCCCTAAGAGCTATGTACTATTATCTCTTATACGATAATTTCAGAAGAGTTCCTATAGTAACCCAATTTGATGTTGAAGCAGGTTTTATTCCAGAACAAAGTACATCACAACAGGTATATGATTTTATTATAAAAGAATTAACGGATGCCATACCTTTATTAACAGAAGAAAGAAACCAATCTACTTATGGCAGGGTTACCAAATGGGCCGCTAAAATGACTTTAGCCAAAATGTACTTAAACTCTGAAGTCTATATAGGTACGCCTCGTTGGGATGATGCACTTAGTGAAGTTCAAGATGTTATTGATAGTGATAAATTTAGCTTAACTCCAAACTTTTCTGATGTTTTTGCGATAGAAAACGAAAATTTGTCTGAAACTATTTTTGCAATTCCTTTTGATCAAGTTTATGCAGGAGGTTCTTATGTTGCATGGAAAGCTCTTTTTGGAGCTAGTAAAGAAACCTTTGATTTATCTGGTTCGCCTTGGGGAGGCAGTGCTGCAATTCCACAATTTATTGATACATATGATGTCGATGATCAACGATTGGAAGATACTTGGCTAGGTGGTCCTCAACTTACTAGCTCTGGTGAACCTTTACTTATAGATAAAGACAACCCCTCTTCACAATTAGATTATGTAAACTACATTAGTTCTGTTGACGGTGCTGAGTTTAACGAAGGGAATCGCTTTGTTCGTTATGAAATTGGTCGTGGTGATATCATGACAAACTCTAATGACGTACCATTTTACAGATATACAGACGCATTAATGATTAAAGCTGAATGCTTACTTAGAACGGATGATGCCCCTGCCGCTGCAATAATAGTATCAAATATTAGAGCCAGAAGTTTTAAAGATAATCCAGCCAAAGCTACTGTAACAAGTGCTCAATTAATGGGTGGAAGCGTATATCAATATGGCCCTTATGAAAATGGAGTTATAACCAACCTACAAGGAGGAGGTGATATTCAATATGGCGGCTTCTTAGACAACCTAGGTTGGGAATTTGTTGGCGAGCATCACAGAAAGCAAGATTTAATTCGCTTTGGAGTATATACAACAAAATCATGGTTGTCCCACGTTCCAAATGGTGTGAATAGAAAAGTATTTCCAATACCAGAAAGTCAGTTATTGGCGAACCCTAAATTAACGCAAAATGATTACCAGTAA
- a CDS encoding glycoside hydrolase family 127 protein — protein sequence MNKLILLSLVVLTSFTGLAQKKTNTGYPITPVPFTSVQVTDTFWGQRIKASRETTIPLAFGKCEETGRYDNFTMAANPSESNKVEGFTFDDTDVYKTIEGASYSMQTSPNKKLEKYIDSLITIVGKAQEPDGYLYTFRTMNPEHTHEWAGKKRWEKEEDLSHELYNLGHLVEGAVAHYQSTGKRTFLDIAIKFADCAVREVGNKPGQIMVVPGHQITEMALAKLSVVTGNKKYLDFAKLLLDERGHTHIKSEYSQSHKPVLEQDEAVGHAVRASYMYSGMADVAALTGDEDYIHAIDKIWDNIVSKKLYITGGIGATGHGESFGKNYELPNMSAYCETCAAIGNVYLNYRLFLLHGDAKYYDVLERTLYNGLISGVSLDGGSFFYPNPLESIGQHQRQEWFGCACCPSNVSRFIPSVPGYIYAVDNSDVYVNLFMANESDLQVKGKTVKLTQTTNYPWNGSVGIEITPKGRQNFTLKVRVPGWLQNNVVPSNLYTYTDKKTLSFTVKVNGNTVTSDINKGYFNINRIWKKGDKVDINFEMEPRTVKAHPAVEADRGKVSIERGPIVYCTEWPDNDFNIFSVILNKKPEFKVETKQDLLYGINMIQTDAQTLSYNDNGKLVTSDVSLNMIPYYSWSHRGSGDMAVWLPIELNATKPAMAPTLASESKIEASHNVKPIVAINDGLIPKDAEDRSIPYYHWWPKEGTTEWISYNFDSEKTVSRSTVYWYDDKPWGGCKVPDYWKIYYKDTNDEWQPVENTTDYGLDKGLGNEVVFKPVTTKAIKIEVQLAEKNAAGIFEWELE from the coding sequence ATGAATAAATTAATATTATTAAGTTTAGTTGTGCTAACATCATTTACTGGTCTGGCACAAAAAAAAACAAATACAGGCTACCCCATCACCCCGGTTCCATTTACCTCTGTTCAAGTAACAGATACTTTTTGGGGGCAACGTATTAAAGCCAGTCGAGAAACTACAATTCCATTAGCCTTTGGTAAATGCGAAGAAACAGGACGATACGACAACTTCACAATGGCAGCTAATCCAAGTGAAAGTAATAAAGTTGAAGGTTTTACTTTTGATGATACCGATGTGTACAAAACCATAGAAGGCGCTAGTTATTCTATGCAAACATCTCCCAACAAAAAATTAGAAAAGTATATTGATAGTCTAATTACTATCGTAGGAAAAGCACAAGAACCTGATGGCTATCTATATACATTCCGTACCATGAACCCAGAACACACACATGAATGGGCTGGAAAAAAACGTTGGGAAAAAGAAGAAGATTTAAGTCACGAATTATATAACCTTGGACATTTAGTTGAAGGCGCTGTTGCGCATTATCAATCTACAGGAAAAAGAACATTTTTAGATATTGCTATAAAATTTGCCGATTGTGCTGTTCGTGAAGTAGGTAATAAACCAGGACAAATTATGGTGGTTCCAGGACACCAAATTACAGAAATGGCACTTGCAAAATTATCAGTAGTTACAGGCAACAAAAAATATCTAGATTTTGCTAAGTTATTATTAGATGAGCGTGGACATACACATATTAAAAGCGAATACAGTCAGTCTCATAAACCCGTTTTAGAACAAGACGAAGCTGTAGGACATGCTGTTCGTGCTTCATACATGTATTCTGGCATGGCAGATGTTGCGGCACTTACTGGTGATGAAGATTACATTCATGCGATTGATAAAATTTGGGACAATATCGTATCTAAAAAATTATACATTACAGGTGGTATTGGAGCTACCGGACATGGTGAATCATTCGGTAAAAATTACGAATTACCAAACATGTCTGCTTATTGTGAAACTTGCGCCGCTATTGGAAATGTATATTTAAACTATCGTTTATTTTTATTACATGGGGATGCTAAATACTACGATGTCTTAGAACGCACCCTTTATAATGGACTTATTTCTGGTGTATCATTAGATGGTGGTAGCTTCTTCTACCCTAACCCACTCGAGTCTATTGGACAACACCAACGTCAAGAATGGTTTGGCTGTGCTTGTTGTCCTTCAAATGTAAGTCGTTTTATTCCGTCTGTTCCAGGTTATATTTATGCTGTAGATAATAGTGATGTTTATGTAAATCTATTTATGGCAAACGAATCAGATTTACAAGTAAAAGGTAAAACAGTTAAATTAACACAAACTACAAACTACCCTTGGAATGGCAGTGTAGGTATCGAGATTACCCCGAAAGGCAGACAAAACTTTACTCTTAAAGTTCGTGTTCCAGGTTGGTTACAAAACAATGTTGTACCATCAAATCTTTATACCTATACCGATAAAAAAACATTAAGCTTTACAGTCAAAGTAAATGGGAATACCGTTACAAGTGATATTAATAAAGGTTATTTCAACATTAATAGAATATGGAAAAAAGGAGACAAAGTAGATATTAATTTTGAAATGGAACCACGAACAGTAAAAGCACATCCTGCTGTTGAAGCAGACCGAGGGAAAGTATCCATAGAACGTGGTCCAATTGTATATTGTACAGAATGGCCTGATAACGACTTTAATATATTTAGCGTTATTTTAAACAAAAAACCAGAGTTTAAAGTTGAAACAAAACAGGATTTGCTATATGGTATTAATATGATTCAAACCGATGCACAGACTTTAAGCTATAACGATAACGGAAAACTGGTTACAAGTGATGTTAGTCTTAATATGATACCATATTATTCATGGTCACATCGAGGAAGTGGCGATATGGCTGTTTGGTTACCAATAGAATTAAATGCCACAAAGCCAGCTATGGCTCCTACCCTTGCATCCGAAAGCAAAATAGAAGCCTCTCATAATGTTAAACCCATAGTAGCTATTAACGATGGACTCATACCTAAAGATGCTGAAGATCGCTCTATACCTTATTATCATTGGTGGCCAAAAGAAGGCACCACAGAATGGATTTCATATAATTTTGATTCTGAAAAAACCGTAAGTCGTTCAACCGTTTATTGGTACGATGACAAGCCTTGGGGTGGTTGCAAAGTACCTGATTATTGGAAAATATATTATAAAGATACTAATGATGAATGGCAACCTGTTGAAAACACTACAGATTATGGCCTTGATAAAGGCTTAGGAAATGAAGTGGTATTTAAACCGGTTACAACCAAAGCTATAAAAATAGAAGTGCAACTTGCGGAAAAAAATGCAGCTGGCATTTTTGAATGGGAACTAGAATAA
- a CDS encoding VCBS repeat-containing protein, which yields MRTYSKYILCLILLTNCSKKEEIVDGKIFESLSPSTTGINFSNKLTESDELNYFTYSYLYMGGGVAAGDINNDGLIDLYFTGNQAPNKLYLNKGDLQFEDITEKAGVSGDKRWYTGVTMADINGDGFLDIYCSVSGKFQPRTNQLFINNKNGTFTEKAIQYGLNDKGCSIQSTFFDYDKDGDLDLFVANYPPAKFNAPNLFYSHKMSNHEVEETDHLYRNDGNKFTDVSKEAGVDKYGLSLSATIGDVNNDSWPDIYVSNDFSTPDYLYINNGDGTFREVVKKATAHTAFYGMGVDIADFNNDGNLDIYQPDMDSNINRRQKANMVSMNPELFWSTVKSGFHYQYMQNCLQVNSGVFNDGDPYFNNTSRMAGVSSTDWSWGGLFADFDNDGSKDLFVSNGTRREVSNHDYFDHLKGSRDEFLKLSLNIPSEKIDNFMFKNKGNGLFEKANDSWNIKFEGFSTGATYADLDNDGDLEIITNNLDDVASVFKNKISLTNNFITIKFEGQANNKFGLGNRVYITTNQQTQFQELTLTRGFQSSVAPELHFGLNQANKIDELKVIWTDGKVQTLKAVKVNQNLILKYDNAKVESKQTKENINTLFTSTNINIFPKYKHEENNFDDFEKQVLLPHKMSTFGPALAVGDLNQDGLDDYFIGGAAGFSGTVFFQTDNGFEQHHLNVLEKDKLCEDNGAIIFDADNDGDNDLYIVSGGYEFSPTSTNLQDRLYLNNGNGQFSKAAQSVLPKMITSGSRVYSADFNKDGKNDLLALGRQMPGNYPNSATSYLLKNVGSKGSPKFENFSSNMAKMLTNLGMATSAIITDFNNDDWLDIIIIGEWMPIKVFKNTHNDFAEVSENMGLSEETRGWWWSINQGDFDNDGDMDYVLGNNGLNYKYKAKENETFDIYFNDFDKNGKNDIVLGYYNLGKQYPVRGRSCSSQQIPSIEEKFKDYESFSVATLDEVYDKNELEKSLHYKIKSFASIYLENKNGKFIIHKLPIDVQVSSINQILIDDYDKDGNLDALVAGNLFASEVETPRNDGGYGYLLKGDGHGGFKPIPANKSGVFIPGDVKNMARIKTKNQDYIIAVKNSDYIQSIKVNK from the coding sequence ATGAGAACATATAGCAAATATATTCTTTGTTTGATATTACTAACAAACTGCTCAAAAAAGGAAGAAATTGTAGACGGGAAAATCTTTGAGAGCTTATCACCTTCTACTACTGGCATTAACTTCTCCAATAAACTTACGGAGAGTGATGAACTAAACTATTTTACTTATTCCTATTTATATATGGGAGGTGGCGTTGCTGCTGGAGATATCAATAATGATGGTTTAATAGACCTGTATTTTACCGGAAATCAAGCACCTAACAAATTATACCTAAACAAAGGTGATTTACAATTTGAAGACATTACAGAAAAAGCTGGAGTTTCTGGAGACAAAAGATGGTACACTGGGGTTACCATGGCAGATATAAATGGAGATGGTTTTTTAGACATTTACTGTTCTGTAAGTGGAAAGTTTCAACCAAGAACCAATCAATTATTCATAAATAATAAGAATGGGACATTTACTGAAAAAGCGATTCAATATGGTTTGAACGATAAAGGTTGTAGCATACAATCTACCTTCTTTGATTATGACAAAGATGGTGACTTAGATTTGTTTGTAGCCAACTACCCTCCTGCCAAATTTAATGCTCCTAACCTTTTTTATTCTCATAAAATGTCTAATCATGAAGTTGAAGAAACAGATCATTTATATAGAAATGATGGCAACAAATTCACAGATGTTTCTAAAGAGGCAGGCGTAGATAAATATGGATTGTCATTAAGCGCAACAATTGGTGATGTAAATAACGATTCTTGGCCAGATATATATGTTTCTAACGATTTTAGTACTCCAGACTATCTGTACATCAACAATGGAGATGGCACTTTTAGAGAAGTTGTTAAAAAAGCTACAGCACATACTGCATTCTATGGGATGGGAGTTGATATAGCCGATTTTAATAATGATGGTAATCTTGATATTTACCAGCCAGACATGGACTCAAATATCAATAGAAGGCAAAAGGCTAATATGGTAAGCATGAACCCTGAATTGTTTTGGAGCACGGTAAAATCAGGATTTCATTATCAATACATGCAAAATTGCTTGCAAGTAAATTCAGGAGTGTTTAACGATGGAGATCCTTATTTTAACAACACTTCTAGGATGGCAGGAGTCTCATCTACCGATTGGAGCTGGGGTGGTCTTTTTGCTGACTTTGATAATGATGGAAGCAAAGACTTATTTGTGTCTAACGGAACAAGAAGAGAAGTAAGTAACCATGACTATTTTGACCATTTAAAGGGATCACGCGATGAATTTTTGAAATTATCATTAAATATTCCTTCTGAAAAAATAGATAATTTTATGTTCAAAAATAAAGGGAATGGGCTTTTTGAAAAAGCAAACGATTCTTGGAACATAAAATTTGAAGGCTTTTCAACAGGTGCTACATATGCTGATTTAGATAACGATGGGGATTTAGAAATTATAACTAATAACCTTGATGATGTAGCTTCTGTCTTTAAAAATAAAATATCTTTAACCAATAACTTCATTACAATCAAATTTGAAGGACAAGCTAACAACAAATTTGGATTAGGAAATAGAGTTTATATAACAACAAACCAACAAACCCAATTTCAAGAACTTACGCTTACACGAGGATTTCAGTCTTCTGTCGCGCCAGAACTTCATTTCGGTTTAAACCAAGCAAACAAAATTGACGAACTAAAAGTGATATGGACTGACGGGAAAGTTCAAACTTTAAAAGCTGTTAAGGTTAATCAAAATTTGATTCTAAAATATGACAATGCGAAAGTTGAGAGCAAACAAACAAAAGAAAATATTAATACATTGTTTACCTCTACCAACATAAACATATTCCCAAAATACAAACATGAAGAGAACAATTTTGACGATTTTGAAAAACAAGTACTTCTCCCTCATAAAATGTCAACTTTTGGTCCTGCTTTAGCGGTTGGTGATTTAAACCAAGATGGTTTAGATGATTATTTTATTGGAGGTGCTGCTGGGTTTTCAGGGACTGTGTTTTTTCAAACAGATAATGGGTTTGAACAACATCATTTAAATGTTTTAGAAAAGGATAAACTTTGCGAAGATAATGGTGCTATTATTTTTGATGCAGACAACGATGGAGATAATGATCTATATATTGTAAGTGGTGGTTATGAATTTTCTCCAACATCAACAAATCTTCAAGATCGTCTTTATCTAAATAATGGCAACGGACAATTTTCAAAAGCAGCTCAATCGGTATTACCTAAAATGATTACAAGTGGTTCTAGAGTCTACAGTGCTGATTTTAATAAAGATGGAAAAAATGACTTATTGGCATTAGGCAGACAAATGCCTGGAAATTATCCAAATTCAGCAACAAGCTATTTATTAAAAAACGTTGGCAGTAAAGGAAGCCCTAAATTTGAAAATTTTTCAAGCAATATGGCCAAGATGTTAACTAATTTAGGAATGGCAACTAGTGCCATTATTACCGATTTTAACAATGACGATTGGTTAGATATCATAATTATTGGAGAATGGATGCCTATTAAAGTTTTTAAAAACACACATAATGATTTTGCGGAAGTTTCAGAAAACATGGGTTTATCAGAAGAAACCAGGGGTTGGTGGTGGAGTATTAATCAAGGTGATTTTGATAATGACGGTGATATGGATTATGTGTTAGGTAACAATGGACTAAACTATAAATACAAGGCAAAAGAAAACGAAACATTCGATATTTATTTCAATGACTTTGATAAAAATGGTAAAAACGACATTGTGTTAGGTTACTATAACCTAGGAAAGCAATATCCTGTAAGAGGCAGAAGCTGTTCTTCACAACAAATACCATCAATCGAAGAAAAGTTTAAAGATTATGAAAGTTTTTCGGTGGCAACATTAGACGAAGTTTATGATAAAAATGAACTGGAAAAATCACTTCATTATAAAATAAAATCTTTTGCTAGCATTTACCTTGAAAATAAAAATGGGAAATTTATAATACATAAACTCCCTATCGACGTTCAGGTATCAAGTATCAACCAAATTTTAATAGATGATTATGATAAAGATGGAAATTTAGATGCACTTGTAGCTGGTAATCTTTTTGCTTCAGAAGTTGAAACGCCTAGAAATGACGGAGGTTATGGTTATTTGCTAAAAGGTGATGGTCATGGCGGTTTTAAACCTATTCCTGCTAACAAAAGCGGGGTTTTCATTCCTGGAGATGTCAAAAACATGGCCAGAATTAAAACGAAGAATCAAGATTATATTATAGCTGTAAAAAACAGCGATTATATACAAAGTATTAAAGTTAATAAATAG